From a single Patescibacteria group bacterium genomic region:
- the rpsO gene encoding 30S ribosomal protein S15: MALKKEEKVTIISKTATHKKDTGSPEVQVALLSKRIDELSEHLKAHKKDFHSRRGLLQMVNKRRRLLMYLSKKSQERYEGLLKLLNLKK; the protein is encoded by the coding sequence ATGGCACTTAAGAAAGAAGAAAAAGTAACTATTATAAGCAAAACTGCGACCCACAAAAAGGATACCGGGTCGCCCGAAGTTCAAGTAGCCTTACTTTCTAAAAGAATCGATGAACTTTCGGAGCATTTAAAAGCCCACAAAAAGGACTTCCATTCCAGACGAGGACTCCTCCAGATGGTCAATAAAAGAAGACGCCTGCTTATGTATTTGTCCAAAAAGTCTCAAGAAAGGTACGAGGGTCTGTTAAAACTCCTCAACCTCAAGAAGTGA
- the pnp gene encoding polyribonucleotide nucleotidyltransferase, producing MNKILKKQTVVNGVSVTLETGVLAPQANMAILATVGETVVLATVVCNEPKLETDFFPLRVDYEEKLYAGGFIKTSRFIKREGRPSDDAVISGRLIDHAIRPLFPKDFMYDTQVVVTVLSHDGVNNPDIVAMTAVSAALSASDIPFNGPFATTRVGMVGGNFVANPPMTEKNGLELDMIMSALKDRVLAVEASAKIVPEDKILGALDFGFKSVQPTISFIEEFAKELEVKKMTYKSKTLDEKLLSSARELVLEDVKKAVVSTWIDRVDATTQMEEKMFKALEGKYTKSDMKRALFELEKEVTRHLIVDEGKRPDGRALDEVRAISCQVGVLPRTHGSGLFMRGLTQSLTVATLGSASLEQLIQNMFGEETKRYMHHYNGPAFSLGEIGNIGNPGRREVGHGALAEKALLPVIPSKDEFPYTIRLVSEILSQQGSSSMAATCGSTLALMDAGIPIKAPVAGIAMGLMADKDESRYVVLTDIANFEDFYGYMDFKMAGTREGITAIQMDIKLPGIPLVLFSEIMEKSKVARLKILDVIEAEIKSPRSALSKHAPKVIQIFVKKDQIGLVIGGGGKTIREIMEKSGATVDIEEKDDKGVVNIAAKDQESLDKAKAIVENLVKEIKAGEIYDGKVMRIVDFGAFVELVPGKEGLLHISEMAHNFVSHPSDVVSEGQVVKVKVLETGMDGKISLSMKALVEAPEGSQPYTPREPRPQREGGFGRPSGSGRFSPDRGKAGMYDSRPSFPRRGPGGTPRFGGPRRRSPGY from the coding sequence ATGAACAAAATTCTCAAAAAACAAACCGTTGTAAACGGTGTCTCTGTAACATTAGAAACTGGAGTTCTTGCTCCCCAAGCCAACATGGCAATTTTAGCAACTGTTGGTGAAACTGTAGTTTTAGCTACGGTTGTTTGTAACGAACCTAAACTGGAAACTGATTTTTTTCCATTAAGGGTTGACTACGAGGAAAAACTTTATGCCGGTGGTTTTATCAAAACTTCTCGTTTTATTAAAAGAGAAGGCAGACCCTCGGACGATGCCGTAATTAGCGGAAGATTAATTGATCACGCCATAAGACCGCTCTTTCCTAAAGATTTTATGTATGACACCCAAGTTGTGGTTACAGTTTTATCTCATGATGGGGTAAACAATCCGGATATTGTTGCTATGACAGCGGTAAGCGCCGCCCTTTCGGCATCCGATATCCCTTTTAATGGCCCTTTTGCCACAACTAGAGTGGGAATGGTCGGTGGGAATTTTGTTGCCAACCCTCCGATGACCGAAAAAAATGGTCTGGAATTGGATATGATCATGTCTGCCCTAAAAGATAGAGTTTTGGCTGTGGAAGCCAGCGCCAAAATAGTTCCCGAGGATAAAATTTTAGGCGCCTTGGATTTTGGTTTTAAAAGCGTCCAACCTACGATTTCGTTTATAGAGGAATTTGCCAAGGAATTAGAAGTTAAAAAAATGACCTATAAATCCAAAACGCTGGATGAAAAACTGCTAAGTTCGGCGCGAGAGTTGGTTTTAGAAGATGTTAAAAAGGCTGTAGTTTCCACATGGATCGATAGAGTTGATGCCACAACGCAGATGGAAGAAAAAATGTTTAAAGCATTAGAAGGAAAGTATACAAAATCGGATATGAAAAGAGCCCTTTTTGAATTGGAAAAAGAGGTTACCCGTCATTTAATTGTTGACGAGGGTAAAAGACCCGATGGCAGGGCATTAGACGAAGTAAGAGCAATTTCTTGCCAGGTTGGGGTGTTGCCACGAACTCACGGATCGGGTCTTTTTATGCGAGGTTTAACTCAATCCTTAACTGTGGCAACTTTAGGATCGGCCTCTTTGGAGCAACTGATTCAAAATATGTTTGGTGAAGAAACTAAAAGGTACATGCATCATTACAATGGTCCGGCTTTTTCTCTTGGGGAGATTGGCAATATAGGCAATCCCGGAAGACGCGAAGTAGGGCACGGCGCGCTGGCCGAAAAAGCGCTACTTCCAGTTATTCCTTCTAAGGACGAATTTCCTTACACCATCAGACTTGTTTCTGAGATTCTCTCGCAACAAGGGTCGTCCTCTATGGCGGCAACCTGCGGATCAACACTGGCGTTAATGGACGCGGGAATTCCAATCAAAGCTCCGGTTGCTGGTATTGCCATGGGGCTTATGGCGGATAAAGATGAAAGCAGATATGTGGTTTTAACCGATATCGCCAACTTTGAGGACTTTTATGGCTACATGGACTTTAAAATGGCGGGGACCCGTGAGGGGATAACTGCAATTCAGATGGACATTAAGTTACCGGGGATCCCTTTGGTTTTATTCAGTGAGATTATGGAAAAGTCAAAAGTTGCACGGCTTAAGATTTTAGATGTAATTGAAGCGGAGATCAAATCTCCAAGAAGTGCGTTGAGCAAACATGCGCCAAAAGTTATTCAGATTTTTGTTAAAAAAGATCAAATTGGGCTTGTTATTGGTGGCGGAGGCAAAACAATAAGAGAAATTATGGAAAAATCGGGCGCCACTGTGGATATTGAGGAAAAAGATGACAAGGGTGTGGTAAATATTGCCGCCAAAGACCAAGAATCGTTGGATAAGGCCAAAGCTATAGTGGAGAATTTGGTCAAAGAGATAAAAGCTGGCGAGATTTACGATGGAAAAGTTATGCGAATTGTGGATTTTGGCGCTTTTGTGGAGCTGGTTCCTGGGAAAGAGGGTCTACTCCACATTAGCGAAATGGCGCACAATTTTGTTTCTCACCCATCCGATGTTGTATCAGAGGGGCAGGTAGTTAAAGTAAAGGTTTTAGAAACAGGGATGGATGGCAAGATAAGTCTTTCTATGAAAGCATTAGTAGAGGCGCCTGAAGGCTCCCAGCCTTATACTCCAAGAGAACCCCGACCACAAAGAGAAGGGGGTTTTGGAAGACCCAGTGGTTCAGGTAGGTTTTCTCCTGACCGCGGAAAG